The sequence below is a genomic window from Meles meles chromosome 3, mMelMel3.1 paternal haplotype, whole genome shotgun sequence.
aatttttttccttaagggcTGCATTGTGTTACATAGAAATACTTTACGCAATCATATTGACGAAGTCATGGAttatttctgacttcttctcttttcaaacaTCGCTGCATTAAACACCCCTAGTGCACATTTTTACGTACTTCTGATGTAGGAAAGAGGTTAGGATCCGAAGCTGTGGGTGCTGCTGCCTGCTGCCCCAGGATTATGTGGAGCAAGTGGTTTTATACCTTGGGGTTGGGAGAAATAAAGGGAAGTTCCAAAAGGACTTTCGTATGTTAAAGTCCCAGTGGACGCTGCTGGAGGAGTTATAATCCGCCTATCTCAAGTATTTGTGgatgggctgcaggttataagatttaattttatctgCATTCCTCTTTTGTTCCCCACATCACTTTCTCTCGTTTTCTTCTTTGGGAATGTCATCCCAGTTTTAGAATCAGGCTCTTAGCTGTTCTGGCCCTGTAGGGAAACCAGTTGGGGTGCAAAGACCCCACTCACCTTAGTTCTCACAGAAGCCATCATTGCAGCCACCCCACAACACTCTTGGGTACTGGGCCTGTAAAACCCAAGACATTATGGGAGAATTCTCACACACAACtgacaggaaaggaaacaaatatatatttggaatttaatttggcagtatcaaaattttaaatgctgaTACTCCTCGAGCCAGCAATTCTAATTCTAGAAATTTTCCTGTAAAAAATATTGGTAcgagtgatgtgggaaacaaagaagaaaaatcattacaCTTCCTTACCTACATCCTGCTGACTAggccttgaaacaggcagagtgacattcctctaggaactcagctgccttaatgttaatactttgctaagggcagcGGGTAATCTTAGCCCAACCCCCATGATCCtgtgagtctactttaacatataaaaattctgtTGGAAACCTTCTTAGTCTCTACTCCCCAGATACATGTTAGCAGTCATCCCCCAAGTATATATGACTCACTGAtgtacatctgaagggtctcttGACTGAGTTTTTACTAaccagtaataaatgacctttcctaacaatagctagcctcagggtcctggaaaccttgtttccttGGAGGCTTACCCTATCCCTAactccctcccaacttgaaagtatttAATGGACCACTCCTCAGGACTCCAGTCCAGCTCTTTTTGTCCATGGGTTCTGTCccccacctttttgcaccaaagacgtctcaagaattctttcttggccgttGGCTCTGGACACCATCAAACCTGACCAAAAACATTCCAAAAGAACCACATCAAAAGGATAGTTGACCTCTGCTGGAATCCAGTGCCTGTCACATGGAAGGTGttctaatatttgttgaatgatggAATATTTGAAATCTTGATAGTCTGTTAGATGAAAAGCATCGTTTTTAGAAATTTGCTTTTAGAAATGTAGTAGTCTGAGTATTTTCCTGCCTTTATTcagcatatgcatttttcttgtcctcttttgtttgtttttctaggttttaaaaaatatgggttaaaaaacaaaaacaaaactcatccaGGGGCTCTTTATTGAGGATCTTCTAGGTGTTGAGATGCTGGAGGTGGAGTTGTGTACAAGACAGGCAGTTTCTGAAGTCCTAGTGCTTTCCTTCCAGTGGGGATGGAgtcagaaaatgttttttaaaaatcaaaataaaatttctagtaTTTGCTCTTGGTTAGCTTGcaagcattttcttttcccagaagaatgggattgtgttttaattttgctTATGATACATTTTCCTATATGTAATTTTTAGACTTATTTTTGGTAATTAGATCTGTTTGTCTTTTGTATTAGCCTCAAAACTTGGTAgttattttttgtctgttttccttaATAGGTTGTAAGCAACACTAGGATGGTGGGAGTGTTTTTTGTTTATCCTTGAAAGATAGTATAGTGTAGTGTTTGAGATCTTTAGGCCCTAGATCCTTCACTCCTTAATCTGTGACTTTATGCAAGTGGTtcaacctttctgagcctcaattgTCTCATCTCCAAAGTGGAAAGAGCAGTTTTTCTCACAGCCTGAGAAAAGTAAactgtctggcacatagtatgtACACAGATATTATCTGTTGTCAAAGTCATCATCCCTGGATACTCAATGTCCTGTATTAGAAGACAAACAATAAACAGTCAAAAGAGGGAatacacagggcgcctgggtggctcagtgggttaagccgctgccttcagctcaggtcatgatctcggggtcctgggatcgagtcccgcatcaggctctctgctcagcagggagcctgcttccctctctctctctctctctctctggctgcctctctatctacttgtgatctctctctgtcaaataaataaataaataaaatctttaaaaaaaaaaaaaagagggaatacaCATTAAGTATGTTTGTACCTGTTTCCAAATTCCACTGATTTGGAGCCCTCCTGAAATGGATGAAGttgcttaacaaatatttatgaagcttTGTGCAAGGTTGTAGACATAGAACTATATGATAAGAGTCCTTCCCCCATGGAACTTACAGTCTGGTCAGGGAGAGAAATCAAATACTGCTTCAGAGGATAAAAGAAGAAAGGTAGGATCTGTTTTTGATTACTGTTCCACTAAGTTATTTCTTTAGAGGTGACATTTTAAGCTACTGCctgaagcagagaaaaaaagTGTATGTAAAGACCCCAGGTCAGAAGAAGTTGGTATAGTTACAGAATAGTGTAGAAATACTACGTTAAAGACAGTACTGCTAGGATACAATGAAAGAGGAGTGAGGGTTGAAAACAATTATGCTGGCTATTATGTGGAGGAACAGTAATGGAAGCAAAAAGATCCCTGGGAAAACGATTATATTCCAGGAGAAGAAATGGTGGCTTGGTCAGAATTGATGAACTTGAGATAGTGAAGGTGTGGAATCAACAGGACTTGATAGATTTGTGATGATAGGAGAGGAGGTAattctttttggggggaggcaCCGTCTGAATGCTTTATGAGCCATCCAGAAGGAGTTCAGGCAGTCTGGATTGGAGGTAGAAACAGGGTTTCTCCACTTTGGCACAATATTTTGTTGACATAGAGGGCTGGATTAATTCTTTGTTGGGAGCTGTCATAGGCATTGTTAGTGTTTAGCAGCAACCCTAGCCTCTATCcattagatgccagtagcactccATCGCCCAGTTGTGACAAGTAAAAATACCTCCAGACCTTGCCATTTATCTCCTGGTGGTCAAAATTGCTGtttgttgagaaccactggtagAAGTGGTGTTTTATAAAAGCCATGGAATTGACTGATACTAcccaagggaaaataaaaagcagagctCTAAAATTATTGACTCACAGACCACAAAGATTGTTGTAGATAAGTTCTTTTTGAACCTACGATTTCTTGACGATTTTGAACCTACGATTTCTTGACGAGAACTTGACGATTTCTGGAATTAATTACCAGTATTTAAAAACTGAGAGATTCTGCATAAAATCTGGGGTTTTGCTGCCTTTTAAGAAATCAATAAACTGAGTAACAATGAGTCTTCTTTCCCACATGAATGCTAGTGGCTGGAGGCTTTGAGATTTGGCTTGCATTTGCTTAATTCATATGAATTCCTGCCCCAGAGTGCTTCAGTGTTTTCCCCTTGGCACTTGAGTTTGTGATTCCCTAATTTAGAGTGAGGAGAGGGCCTCAGAGCAACCCTCTGAGACAGGTCAGCATTAAAATTTGGGTAGGGGAATGGTGGTAGAGAAGATTGAGAGGGAGTGTCCAGTGAAGTAGGAAGAGAACCTAAATGGAGGTTCACGCCAAGGCAGAAGGGAAGTGTGTTGATAAATGACATAACTGGTGAGGGATATGGgatccagattttatttatagataaaaatacactacttaaattttttgtgtgtgtcaatGAAAGTCTTAAGCAGAGAAGGAGAAGTCGTTGGATGTTTAGCGATATAATGCTAATTAGAAAAAGATGGCAGCCTTTCCATGTTGTTTTAGAAACTAAGATCATTTTGTCCTGGGCCCCAAACTTgccagggggggaaaaaaagaaaatactgtctgTAGTCACCCAAGGTGATAGGTTTGTGTTGTAGCTGTACtctaaatctttgttttttttccacagGTTCTTGGTCTTCCGCTATGGGTGAGCCGCAACAAGTGAGtgctcttcctccacctccaaTGCAGTACATCAAGGAATATACAGATGAAAATATTCAGGAAGGCCTAGCTCCCAAGCCTCCACCTCCAATAAAAGACAGTTATATGATGTTTGGCAATCAGTTCCAATGTGATGATCTTATCATCCGCCCTTTAGAAAGCCAGGGCATCGAACGGCTTCATCCTATGCAGTTTGATCACAAGAAGGAACTGAGAAAACTCAATATGTCTATTCTTATTAATTTCTTAGACCTCTTAGATATCTTGATAAGGAGCCCTGGGAGTATAAAACGAGAAGAGAAACTAGAAGATCTTAAGCTGCTTTTTGTACATGTGCATCATCTCATAAATGAATACCGACCCCACCAAGCAAGAGAGACATTGAGAGTCATGATGGAGGTGCAGAAACGTCAACGCCTTGAAACAGCTGAGCGGTTTCAGAAGCATCTGGAGCGAGTCATTGAGATGATTCAGAATTGCCTGGCTTCTTTGCCTGATGATCTGCCTCATTCAGAAGCAGGGATGAGAGTAAAAACTGAACCAATGGATGCTGATGATAACAACAATTGTACTGGACAGAATGAACAGCAAAGAGAAAATTCAGGTCATAGGAGAGACCAGATTATAGAGAAAGATGCTGCCCTGTGTGTCCTAAttgatgaaatgaatgaaagaccatgaaggatatttctttttctttttgcttttctccttttctttttagtaaatgTCCTATATTCGTTATTTTGCTTTTGGAGAGTCTTAAAAGAGATATAACTAGAAGTCATGTGAATGGCTTGACTCCTGCTTCATCATTTAGGAGGTGTTACCAGCTGTAAGTGGCAAGCATAGGCAaatgattatatatgtatacattaagATTAATTAACTTAAAAAGGAAAGTTCTGCGATTGTGTGAAACATTCCTGGAGTTAGAGTTGCAGAAAACATTGAAGTTCTCAGTAATAGCAAGCTTTCATCTTTGAAAACTAGATTTGTCATTTGCTTTAAGAATGATAGATAAATAAAGGATATCAAGCTGTAtaaatgtgaaattataaaatcttcagatttactttatttaaaaacttattgATCTCTAAAAATGTAGTATAACATGTTAAAAGAGAGGAACCTCATAGAGTTATAAAacagcaattttatttttcctcttgacTGCTTCTGTAAACACACTATCTCAGCTTCTTGTTCCTACCCTGGGTAGGTCTGTTAACTTTTTTCCAGTCACTCAGATAATAAATCTTTTGATTACTTTTTGTTACATTCATTTTGGTAAAATGTCAATGTAATTAGCTATACATTTCCTTCGAAGCTATACTCAGACTCACTAAGGCTGGAAGCCTGCAATGGGAAGGGAACTGGTAACAGACTGTTGAATT
It includes:
- the MED7 gene encoding mediator of RNA polymerase II transcription subunit 7; protein product: MGEPQQVSALPPPPMQYIKEYTDENIQEGLAPKPPPPIKDSYMMFGNQFQCDDLIIRPLESQGIERLHPMQFDHKKELRKLNMSILINFLDLLDILIRSPGSIKREEKLEDLKLLFVHVHHLINEYRPHQARETLRVMMEVQKRQRLETAERFQKHLERVIEMIQNCLASLPDDLPHSEAGMRVKTEPMDADDNNNCTGQNEQQRENSGHRRDQIIEKDAALCVLIDEMNERP